In the Oreochromis aureus strain Israel breed Guangdong linkage group 14, ZZ_aureus, whole genome shotgun sequence genome, one interval contains:
- the LOC120443638 gene encoding uncharacterized protein LOC120443638, with amino-acid sequence MVAANNALRLREIQRTVVEDDTIFGNIQSISISTIDRVLRRNEMSMKQLYKVPFERNSDRVKELRHQYVQRILELEAREPLHTFVYLDEAGFNLAKGRRRGRNHIGERATIDVPGQRGGNITMCAAISGNGVHTHIPRIGAYNTQHLLAFLDALYRDLIPQNERDDPGDNRTMYVVVWDNVSFHHSAVVRQWFAAHDRMLMEFLPPYTPFLNPIEEFFSSWRWKVYDRHPHTQMTLLEAMDAACDDITAESCRGWIRHSRRYFPRCIDRADIRCDVDANMWADRRERLDIND; translated from the exons ATGGTGGCTGCAAACAACGCTTTGAGACTGAGAGAAATACAAAGAACTGTCGTAGAAGATGACACCATCTTCGGAAATATTCAGTCAATATCAATTTCCACCATAGACAGAGTCCTCAGACGGAATGAAATGTCCATGAAGCAATTGTACAAAGTACCATTTGAACGGAACAGTGATCGAGTGAAGGAGCTCCGTCACCAGTATGTACAG CGTATCCTGGAATTGGAGGCCAGGGAACCCCTGCACACGTTTGTATATCTTGACGAAGCGGGATTCAATCTCGCAAAAGGCAGACGGCGTGGACGAAATCACATTGGAGAAAGAGCCACCATTGATGTCCCAGGCCAACGAGGAGGAAATATTACAATGTGTGCAGCAATCTCAGGAAATGGCGTTCACACCCATATTCCTCGTATTGGTGCATACAATACACAACACCTGTTGGCTTTTCTGGACGCTCTTTATAGGGACCTAATCCCACAAAATGAAAGGGATGATCCTGGTGACAATCGGACAATGTATGTAGTGGTTTGGGATAATGTTAGCTTCCATCACTCTGCTGTAGTCAGGCAGTGGTTTGCAGCACACGACAGGATGCTTATGGAGTTTCTTCCTCCTTACACTCCATTCCTAAATCCAATTGAGGAGTTTTTCTCTTCCTGGAGGTGGAAGGTATATGACAGGCATCCACATACCCAAATGACCCTGCTAGAAGCTATGGATGCAGcttgtgatgacatcacagcagagtcctGCAGAGGGTGGATTCGACACTCCAGAAGATACTTTCCCCGATGCATCGATAGAGCTGACATTCGCTGTGATGTTGATGCAAATATGTGGGCAGACAGACGGGAGCGTCTAGATATCAATGATTGA